One genomic segment of Desmodus rotundus isolate HL8 chromosome 5, HLdesRot8A.1, whole genome shotgun sequence includes these proteins:
- the SNX17 gene encoding sorting nexin-17 isoform X3, with product MQAVRQDPLLGSSETFNSFLRRAQQETQQVPTEEVSLEVLLSNGQKVLVNVLTSDQTEDVLEAVAAKLDLPDDLIGYFSLFLVREKEDGAFSFVRKLQEFELPYVSVTSLRSQEYKIVLRKSYWDSAYDDDVMENRVGLNLLYAQTVSDIERGWILVTKEQHRQLKSLQEKVSKKEFLRLAQTLRHYGYLRFDACVADFPEKNCPVVVSAGNSELSLQLRLPGQQLREGSFRVTRMRCWRVTSSVPLPNGGTSSPGRGRGEVRLELAFEYLMSKDRLQWVTITSPQAIMMSICLQSMVDELMVKKSGGSIRKMLRRRVGGTLRRSDSQQAVKSPPLLESPDASRESMVKLSSKLSAVSLRGIGSPSTDASASDVHGNFAFEGIGDEDL from the exons TTCCTGCGTCGAGCACAACAG GAGACACAGCAGGTCCCCACAGAAGAGGTCTCCTTGGAAGTGCTACTCAGCAATGGACAGAAAGTTCTGGTCAATGTGCTAACTTCAGATCAAACTGAGGATGTCCTGGAG GCTGTGGCTGCAAAACTGGATCTTCCAGATGACTTGATCGGATACTTTAGTCTCTTTCTAGTTCGAGAAAAAGAGGATGGAGCCTTTTCTT TTGTACGGAAGTTGCAAGAGTTCGAGCTGCCTTATGTGTCTGTTACCAGTCTTCGGAGTCAAGAGTATAAGATTGTGCTAAGAAAGAG TTATTGGGACTCTGCCTATGATGACGATGTGATGGAGAACCGGGTTGGCCTGAACCTGCTTTATGCTCAG ACGGTATCGGACATTGAGCGTGGGTGGATCCTGGTCACCAAGGAGCAGCACCGGCAGCTCAAATCTCTGCAAGAGAAGGTCTCCAAGAAGGAG TTCCTGCGGCTGGCCCAGACACTGCGGCACTATGGCTACTTGCGCTTCGATGCCTGTGTGGCTGACTTCCCAGAGAAGAACTGTCCAGTAGTGGTGAGCGCAGGCAACAGTGAGCTCAGCCTCCAGCTCCGCCTGCCTGGCCAGCAACTCCGCGAAGGCTCCTTCCGGGTTACCCGCATGCGGTGCTGGCGGGTCACCTCCTCT gtGCCATTGCCTAATGGAGGCACTAGCAGCCCTGGCCGGGGCCGGGGTGAGGTGCGCCTGGAACTGGCTTTTGAATACCTCATGAGCAAGGACCGGCTCCAATGGGTCACCATCACCAGCCCCCAG GCTATCATGATGAGCATCTGTTTGCAGTCCATGGTGGATGAGCTGATGGTGAAGAAATCTGGCGGCAGTATCAGGAAG ATGCTGCGCCGGCGGGTGGGGGGCACCCTGAGACGCTCAGACAGCCAGCAAGCAGTGAAATCTCCACCGCTGCTT GAGTCCCCCGATGCCAGCCGGGAGTCCATGGTCAAACTCTCA AGCAAGCTGAGTGCCGTGAGCTTGCGGGGGATTGGCAGTCCCAGCACAGATGCCAGTGCCAGTGATGTCCATGGCAATTTCGCCTTCGAGGGCATTGGAGATGAGGATCTGTGA
- the SNX17 gene encoding sorting nexin-17 isoform X2 yields the protein MPKPRAVRQDPLLGSSETFNSFLRRAQQETQQVPTEEVSLEVLLSNGQKVLVNVLTSDQTEDVLEAVAAKLDLPDDLIGYFSLFLVREKEDGAFSFVRKLQEFELPYVSVTSLRSQEYKIVLRKSYWDSAYDDDVMENRVGLNLLYAQTVSDIERGWILVTKEQHRQLKSLQEKVSKKEFLRLAQTLRHYGYLRFDACVADFPEKNCPVVVSAGNSELSLQLRLPGQQLREGSFRVTRMRCWRVTSSVPLPNGGTSSPGRGRGEVRLELAFEYLMSKDRLQWVTITSPQAIMMSICLQSMVDELMVKKSGGSIRKMLRRRVGGTLRRSDSQQAVKSPPLLESPDASRESMVKLSSKLSAVSLRGIGSPSTDASASDVHGNFAFEGIGDEDL from the exons TTCCTGCGTCGAGCACAACAG GAGACACAGCAGGTCCCCACAGAAGAGGTCTCCTTGGAAGTGCTACTCAGCAATGGACAGAAAGTTCTGGTCAATGTGCTAACTTCAGATCAAACTGAGGATGTCCTGGAG GCTGTGGCTGCAAAACTGGATCTTCCAGATGACTTGATCGGATACTTTAGTCTCTTTCTAGTTCGAGAAAAAGAGGATGGAGCCTTTTCTT TTGTACGGAAGTTGCAAGAGTTCGAGCTGCCTTATGTGTCTGTTACCAGTCTTCGGAGTCAAGAGTATAAGATTGTGCTAAGAAAGAG TTATTGGGACTCTGCCTATGATGACGATGTGATGGAGAACCGGGTTGGCCTGAACCTGCTTTATGCTCAG ACGGTATCGGACATTGAGCGTGGGTGGATCCTGGTCACCAAGGAGCAGCACCGGCAGCTCAAATCTCTGCAAGAGAAGGTCTCCAAGAAGGAG TTCCTGCGGCTGGCCCAGACACTGCGGCACTATGGCTACTTGCGCTTCGATGCCTGTGTGGCTGACTTCCCAGAGAAGAACTGTCCAGTAGTGGTGAGCGCAGGCAACAGTGAGCTCAGCCTCCAGCTCCGCCTGCCTGGCCAGCAACTCCGCGAAGGCTCCTTCCGGGTTACCCGCATGCGGTGCTGGCGGGTCACCTCCTCT gtGCCATTGCCTAATGGAGGCACTAGCAGCCCTGGCCGGGGCCGGGGTGAGGTGCGCCTGGAACTGGCTTTTGAATACCTCATGAGCAAGGACCGGCTCCAATGGGTCACCATCACCAGCCCCCAG GCTATCATGATGAGCATCTGTTTGCAGTCCATGGTGGATGAGCTGATGGTGAAGAAATCTGGCGGCAGTATCAGGAAG ATGCTGCGCCGGCGGGTGGGGGGCACCCTGAGACGCTCAGACAGCCAGCAAGCAGTGAAATCTCCACCGCTGCTT GAGTCCCCCGATGCCAGCCGGGAGTCCATGGTCAAACTCTCA AGCAAGCTGAGTGCCGTGAGCTTGCGGGGGATTGGCAGTCCCAGCACAGATGCCAGTGCCAGTGATGTCCATGGCAATTTCGCCTTCGAGGGCATTGGAGATGAGGATCTGTGA